From the genome of Longimicrobium sp.:
GGGTGGTCGGGCAGCATGGCGGAAACCACCCGGCCGGGGTCGTGGCTCACGACGGTGCTCATCGGCGGGGGAGGATGGCCGCGCACACCGCGCCCGGCACGACGGCGTCCGCCGGGCGGGGCCCGGCGGAGTGCGCGCTGGCGCGGCTGCGGTGGGGGGAACTCGCGGCCATGGCAGAAGGTTCGCAGGGGTTCGCCTGAAAGCGCTCGGTTGCGCCGGGCACGCCGAAGACGGCGGACGGACCCCGCGCTCGCACCGTTGCCGGGGCATCGGGCGTGCCGGGTGTTTCCGCCTGGCCTAAGTGGTTGCGGATGGTGGGTTTAGCGAAATCCGAGCGCGGGGCGGCCGCCGGCCCCCTGCATCGGGCCGTTACAGGCGTTGCTATATCTCGACACCCTGTAACGCGGCGATGCGAGGTTCCCGGAGCGCACCTGGCACCCCGCGCTTCGCACCTCGCGCCGCGGTCCCGGGCGTGTCCCTCCGCTGCGCTCCGTGCCGGGCTGCGCGCGCGGTAGGGCACGATACGACCGTGCGCATCCCTCACGCGAACGGCAGGGGACAGGGGACAGCCTGCCCCACACACCGGGTCGCTGTCGAGTCCACTCTCACGCAGCCGGGAGAGGGCTGCCGCTCCAGGGCGGCGGGTGAGGGCCCCGCGCGGGCGGACTCGGGACTCCTACTCCGCCTCCGCCAGCGGCAGCGTGAAGGTGAACGTCGCGCCCTCGCCCGGCCGGCTGTCGGCGCGGATGGCGCCGCCGTGCGCCTCCACGATGGCGCGGGCGATGGAGAGCCCCAGCCCCGCGCCGCGCCCCGCCGCGCCCTTCGCCCGCCAGAAGCGGTCGAACACCCGCGGCAGGTCCTCCGCCGCGATCCCCGGCCCCGTGTCGGCCACCGAGAGCCGCACCTCGCCTCCCTCGCGCGCGGCCGAGAGGGTGATGCTCCCCCCGCGCGGCGTGTGGGCCACGGCGTTGCCCACCAGGTTCGAGAACACCTGGTAGACGCGCTGCTCGTCGGCCCGCACCGCGCACGCCGGGAAGCGGGTGACGGCGAGCGAGACGCCCTTCTGCTCGGCCAGCGCGCGGTGCGCCTCCAGCGCGCGCTTGAGCAGCACGCCCACGGGGATCGGCCGGGGCTCCACCGAGAACGTCCCCGCGTCCGCCTGCGCCAGCCCCAGCAGGTCGCCCACCAGCCCCCGCATGCGGTCGGCGGACTGGGCGATCATCGCGATCTGCGTGCGCTCGGGGGCCAGCGCCGGGTCCTGCGGCCACGCCCGCAGCAGCGCCCCCGTGGCGATGGAGATCACGTTCAGCGGGCTGCGCAGGTCGTGCGAGACGATCGCCAGCACCTGCTCGCGCCAGCGCGCCGCCGCGTCGGCCGCGCCGAAGAGGCGGGCGTTGTCGAGCGCCAGCGCCGCGCGGCGGGCCAGGTCCTGAATCAGGAAGAGGTCTTCGCGGCCGAGCCGCCGCCCGCGCTGCGTCACCGCCACCGTGAGCGCCCCCAGCGTGCGCCCGCGCGCCCGGAGCGGCACCGACACCAGCGCGCGGGGGTCGTCGGGGAGCCCCCGCGCCGCGCCCGGGGCCGCGTAGAGCGAGCGGCGCACGGCGGGCGCGACCTCGGCGAGCAGGAGGGGGGCGCCGGTGCGGGCCACGCGCAGCACCGGGTGCGCGTCGTCGGGCTCGTGCGCCGGGTGCCGCTCCTGGTCCGCGTAGACCTGCGCGCCCGTGTGCACCAGCGCCGCGCGCGCGAGCGAGCCGTCTTCCTCCAGCAGGTCCACGCGGCAGAAGTCCGCCAGGGCGGGCACCAGCAGGTACGCCAGGCCGGAGAGGAGCGGCGCGCCCTCGTGGACGAGCGCGTCGGGGCTGGCCTCCAGCAGCTCGCCCGCGCCGGCCAGCAGACGCGCGCGCCGCTCCAGCGCCTCCACGCGCACCCGCGCCACCTGCTGGGCCACGCGCAGCCGCTCGTGCTCGCGCTCGGCGCCCACGTCGGCCAGGTGCGCCACGGCGCCGCGCACCGAGCCGTCCGGCGCCAGCAGCGGCGCGCAGTGCACCGAGAGCTCCACCTCGGCGCCGTCCGCCCGGCGCCAGGCCAGCTCCGCCACGGCCGGCTCGCCGCTCTGCAGCACGCGCCCGGCCGCCTCGCGCAGCCCTGCCCACCCCGCGCCGGCCGGCCCGGCGGCGGCCTCGGCGGCGGACCACCCCAGCACCCGCTCGGCG
Proteins encoded in this window:
- a CDS encoding ATP-binding protein produces the protein MRATRRSRTLPLPRREPAPRRSAAPERASETVLPVPIHLAPAAPAAAPAQSPDARRVALLEARAAVAAAANESGTVTGALRACLRELCHALGWPAGRACLLDAKGEVAGAPVWHAAAPERFDAFRAALAGQRPAAGRGAAGRSLAAGKPVWIEDLRRDGTFAASRAGWEAGLRSAVAFPVPAAGGTAAVVELYAGRAEAADPAVLEACAFAGRQLCALVERLREREALRDAADSLREVLDGSPAPVAAFDAAGAVALWTAAAERVLGWSAAEAAAGPAGAGWAGLREAAGRVLQSGEPAVAELAWRRADGAEVELSVHCAPLLAPDGSVRGAVAHLADVGAEREHERLRVAQQVARVRVEALERRARLLAGAGELLEASPDALVHEGAPLLSGLAYLLVPALADFCRVDLLEEDGSLARAALVHTGAQVYADQERHPAHEPDDAHPVLRVARTGAPLLLAEVAPAVRRSLYAAPGAARGLPDDPRALVSVPLRARGRTLGALTVAVTQRGRRLGREDLFLIQDLARRAALALDNARLFGAADAAARWREQVLAIVSHDLRSPLNVISIATGALLRAWPQDPALAPERTQIAMIAQSADRMRGLVGDLLGLAQADAGTFSVEPRPIPVGVLLKRALEAHRALAEQKGVSLAVTRFPACAVRADEQRVYQVFSNLVGNAVAHTPRGGSITLSAAREGGEVRLSVADTGPGIAAEDLPRVFDRFWRAKGAAGRGAGLGLSIARAIVEAHGGAIRADSRPGEGATFTFTLPLAEAE